The Verrucomicrobiota bacterium genome segment CGGAGTTCGGAGTTCGGAGTTCGGAGTTCGGAGTTCGGAGTTCGGAGTTCGGAGTTCGGAGTTCGGAGTTCGGAGTTCGGAGTTCGGAGCGGCATCATGGGGGCGAGATGCCGATGTCAAGCTCCGGTTTCGTGGATCTGTTTCTGCGTTCTCTGCGTGTTCTGCGGATGATTCCGTCTTCCCGCCGGGTGAGTCTGACCCTCGGGGGAGATCGGACCCGGTTCTACGACGCCTCCGAACTCCGAACTCCGAACTCTCTCCCCCTCTTCCCGCCGTGGTCGCCGTGGCTCGCCGTGTTCGCCGTGTGAACTCTTACGTTGTGCCCGCCACACCCGCTGTGCCCGCCGTGTGACCGTGTGATCAGAGGCGGTCGATCCTTTTGAACCAGACCTTGGACCGATCGATCGTTGCGCCTCGGGCTAAGAAAAACTCGCGCAAGCCAGGCGTATAAAAGGTTCCATCCGGTTCGGGGTTTAGACCGAGAAAAATTTCGCCGGACGGTTTCAGGAAACGCTTTTTCAGGTCCTGCAATAAAAATCGCCATGGTTCCGGGCCCCAGACGCCGGGTCTTTTGTGTTCGTTGAAGCAAATCGAGAAGGCCGTCACCAGGTCGAAGCGATCACCCAGATCAGGCAACGGTTCGAACGCTGTGATTGTCCAAACGACGCGGGGAAGTCGGAAAGCCTCGAACATTTCACCGTACATCGGGGGATCATCGATATCCAAACCCATTCCCGAATGTCCCAAAAACCGGCTGACGAGCAGAAAGTAGCCGCCTCCACTGCCCAGGTCGAGGATGCGCAACGGGTGCCGGCGCGTATTCAAACGCAGTTCCTGCGCGCGCTTGATGTTCAACCGCAGCCATCGCGGTGCGTCGACGTACTTGGGCCAATGCGTTAGTTCACCCGGAACCGAGTATTTCTCACGGATCCGCGTCAGGGCAGCCTGATCAACCCCGGCCAGAACGTCCTCGATCCGAATCGGATGCAAACGGCGGTAAATCAAGTTTTGAAAACTCTGGAGTGCGGTGCCGTCGAGGAGCTTGGAAAGTTTGTGCCGGAGTTTCATGAATCGAGACGGCGGTGGTCGTACAATTCAACCCCGCAATCAAGCGATTTCCGAAGAGGCGCCTTGCGGTGTGCGTCGTGCGGAGCGGCGGGACTGGACGGCCACGAACAATCCGATCGCGAGTGGCGGAAACAGGAACAGGTGCCAGTAGCTCGTCCAGGGCGCAACCTGGTCAGCCACTTGCAGGGCACCCTCGATCGAAACGGCCTGGGTGCCTCG includes the following:
- a CDS encoding class I SAM-dependent methyltransferase, with the translated sequence MKLRHKLSKLLDGTALQSFQNLIYRRLHPIRIEDVLAGVDQAALTRIREKYSVPGELTHWPKYVDAPRWLRLNIKRAQELRLNTRRHPLRILDLGSGGGYFLLVSRFLGHSGMGLDIDDPPMYGEMFEAFRLPRVVWTITAFEPLPDLGDRFDLVTAFSICFNEHKRPGVWGPEPWRFLLQDLKKRFLKPSGEIFLGLNPEPDGTFYTPGLREFFLARGATIDRSKVWFKRIDRL